The Streptomyces camelliae genome window below encodes:
- a CDS encoding vitamin K epoxide reductase family protein: MVRALAGGRGFGLLLVLTGAAGLLASWVITLDEFKLLKNPNFVPGCSLNPVVSCGSVMKSAQASVFGFPNPMLGLVTYGVVVCVGMSLLAGARFPGWYWLLFEAGCLFGVGFVSWLQFESLYRINALCLWCCLAWVATILMFWYATSLIVRTGYVPAPGWLKRFFAEFTWVLPVVHIGVIGMLVLTRWWDFWTS, from the coding sequence ATGGTCAGGGCCCTGGCCGGCGGCCGGGGGTTCGGGCTGCTGCTGGTGCTCACCGGGGCGGCCGGCCTGCTCGCCTCCTGGGTCATCACCCTCGACGAGTTCAAGCTGCTGAAGAACCCGAACTTCGTCCCCGGGTGCAGCCTGAACCCGGTGGTGTCCTGCGGCAGCGTGATGAAGAGCGCCCAGGCCTCGGTGTTCGGGTTCCCCAATCCGATGCTGGGTCTGGTGACCTACGGCGTCGTCGTGTGCGTCGGCATGAGCCTGCTGGCCGGGGCCCGCTTCCCCGGCTGGTACTGGCTGCTGTTCGAGGCCGGCTGCCTGTTCGGCGTCGGGTTCGTCTCCTGGCTGCAGTTCGAGTCCCTGTACCGGATCAACGCGCTGTGCCTGTGGTGCTGTCTCGCATGGGTCGCCACGATCCTGATGTTCTGGTACGCCACCTCGCTGATCGTCAGAACCGGTTACGTGCCCGCGCCCGGCTGGCTGAAGCGCTTCTTCGCCGAGTTCACCTGGGTGCTCCCGGTGGTGCACATCGGCGTGATCGGCATGCTCGTCCTGACCCGCTGGTGGGACTTCTGGACCAGCTGA
- a CDS encoding helix-turn-helix transcriptional regulator — protein MPYPAAAQFLRTAIPDIVRSYQSALRAVRSPLATRKEAWPKCRDQAQAIVEDCVTALMGEQPSPPAEARRYSHLVGVDRATQGIAVAESVRAVDILWSAMQPAVRSAVSCEAAARRTAALLVISTAFRASSGSRLYAGAVGYDAAPPPLPEEPAEEEARSDASGETPVQSAACAGLSQRERQVLERVARAMTNSQIARDLGIETATVKRHLNNIYAKLQAESRIDAINKAYGRR, from the coding sequence GTGCCTTATCCGGCTGCAGCGCAGTTTCTGCGCACAGCGATTCCCGACATCGTCCGCTCCTATCAGAGCGCGCTGCGGGCGGTCCGCAGTCCGCTGGCGACGCGCAAGGAGGCGTGGCCGAAGTGCCGCGACCAGGCGCAGGCGATCGTCGAGGACTGTGTCACGGCGCTGATGGGCGAGCAGCCGTCGCCGCCCGCCGAGGCCCGCAGGTACTCGCATCTGGTGGGCGTCGACCGGGCCACGCAGGGGATCGCGGTGGCCGAGTCGGTGCGTGCCGTGGACATCCTGTGGAGCGCGATGCAGCCGGCCGTGCGCAGTGCCGTGAGCTGCGAGGCGGCGGCCCGGCGCACCGCCGCGCTGCTGGTGATCAGCACGGCGTTCCGGGCCAGTTCGGGCAGCCGGCTCTACGCCGGAGCCGTCGGGTACGACGCCGCGCCGCCCCCGCTGCCCGAGGAGCCGGCGGAGGAGGAGGCCCGCTCCGACGCCTCCGGCGAGACCCCGGTGCAGTCGGCCGCCTGCGCGGGGCTGTCGCAGCGTGAGAGACAGGTGCTGGAGAGGGTGGCGAGAGCCATGACCAACAGCCAGATCGCCCGTGACCTCGGCATCGAGACGGCGACCGTGAAGCGGCACCTCAACAACATCTACGCCAAGCTCCAGGCCGAATCCCGGATCGACGCCATCAACAAGGCTTACGGGCGGCGCTGA
- a CDS encoding exopolysaccharide biosynthesis polyprenyl glycosylphosphotransferase produces the protein MTAESTVPSPGAQPWDPGFPTGSVSVLPARTAGGFRFPLRRPPGRPASPLPLLTADLLAALAGALALEEPARRPVLVAALVCAALLLRPHTARLVPGVLDELPTVCGRIAVAWLALAALLAAYDPERALTARTLLLGWALHAAAACAGRGAVHWRRRVATLRRPRTALVIGPAATAQRVSAALLRHPRCGVRPVGVVADHPDGGHGAGLPVLTSGEEVERALIQNGVRAVLTVDPAVRTAKGPLLRALAESGCTVWELDADSPSYEMRDQLAGFAVRRLDLGSRRRGGTAKRLLDVLVSGTLLVLVSPVLLVCAAVLRHTDGPGVVFRQERIGMDGRPFTLLKFRTHRPVDAHEAATRWSVAGELRMSPFCRFLRKASLDELLQLWNVLRGDMSLVGPRPERPYFVSQFSQAYPGYAARHRMRTGITGLAQVHGLRGDTSIEDRARFDNAYIDNWSLWQDICVLLRTAAALVRSTGS, from the coding sequence GTGACCGCGGAAAGCACCGTCCCCTCCCCCGGCGCACAGCCCTGGGACCCCGGATTCCCGACCGGGTCCGTCTCGGTCCTGCCGGCCCGCACGGCCGGCGGCTTCCGGTTCCCGCTGCGCCGCCCGCCCGGCCGGCCTGCCTCGCCGCTGCCCCTGCTCACCGCCGACCTGCTCGCGGCGCTGGCCGGCGCGCTCGCGCTGGAGGAGCCCGCGCGCCGGCCGGTGCTGGTCGCCGCGCTGGTCTGCGCCGCGCTGCTGCTGCGCCCGCACACGGCGCGGCTCGTGCCCGGTGTGCTCGACGAACTGCCCACGGTGTGCGGGCGGATCGCGGTGGCCTGGCTGGCCCTCGCCGCGCTGCTCGCCGCCTACGACCCCGAACGCGCCCTGACCGCCCGCACCCTGCTGCTCGGCTGGGCGCTGCACGCGGCCGCGGCCTGCGCGGGCCGCGGCGCGGTGCACTGGCGGCGCCGGGTCGCGACTCTGCGCCGGCCGCGCACCGCCCTGGTGATCGGGCCCGCCGCGACCGCGCAGCGGGTGTCCGCCGCGCTGCTGCGCCACCCGCGCTGCGGAGTGCGGCCCGTGGGCGTGGTGGCCGACCACCCCGACGGCGGCCACGGTGCCGGCCTGCCCGTGCTCACCAGCGGCGAGGAGGTCGAGCGGGCGCTGATCCAGAACGGGGTGCGGGCCGTGCTCACCGTCGATCCCGCCGTACGCACCGCGAAGGGCCCGCTGCTGCGGGCGCTCGCCGAGTCGGGCTGCACGGTGTGGGAGCTGGACGCGGACTCACCGTCGTACGAGATGCGCGACCAGCTCGCCGGGTTCGCCGTACGGCGGCTCGACCTCGGCTCGCGGCGGCGCGGCGGCACCGCCAAGCGGCTGCTGGACGTGCTGGTCTCCGGAACACTGCTGGTGCTGGTCAGCCCGGTGCTGCTGGTGTGCGCGGCGGTGCTGCGGCACACCGACGGACCCGGGGTGGTGTTCCGGCAGGAACGCATCGGCATGGACGGCCGCCCCTTCACCCTGCTGAAGTTCCGCACCCACCGCCCGGTCGACGCGCACGAGGCGGCCACGCGGTGGAGCGTGGCCGGCGAGCTGCGCATGAGCCCCTTCTGCCGGTTCCTGCGCAAGGCCTCGCTCGATGAACTCCTCCAGCTGTGGAACGTGCTGCGGGGTGACATGAGCCTGGTGGGCCCGCGCCCGGAACGGCCGTACTTCGTCTCGCAGTTCAGCCAGGCCTACCCGGGCTACGCGGCCCGCCACCGGATGCGGACCGGCATCACCGGGCTCGCCCAGGTCCACGGGCTGCGCGGCGACACCTCCATCGAGGACCGGGCCCGTTTCGACAACGCCTACATCGACAACTGGTCGCTGTGGCAGGACATCTGCGTGCTGCTGCGCACCGCCGCCGCGCTCGTGCGCTCTACAGGGAGCTGA
- a CDS encoding DUF3344 domain-containing protein, protein MRKLLGPLLCTTAGALALASPALARPTAPPSPETPRLAFAERYHAVLHGGFVRAANAGIGCRGPKTPSCDAARQGRAGTNESFDMSYVDVDKDPNTYNSSRAEVRVPRGGRVTYARLYWGGNLLAGEQKPARDDGRVLVAEPGGAYKEVLADTVVGHQVAHGADAYQASADVTGLVRASGSGLYTVAQIDIAKGRSAAGAWGGWTLVVAYENPAQPLRDLSLWDGFDALDSPVEVRLNGVRVPTGGGGTVGIVAYDGDRGSVGDRLTLSPGPRRAPVALGDSVNPPDDVLNSTISEPGAAPARRIPAYANTLGYDSDVFDLGPALRGGGDQPGFRLVSQQDAAWAGVLFAAVDAQV, encoded by the coding sequence ATGCGCAAGCTCCTGGGTCCCCTGCTGTGCACCACGGCGGGTGCCCTCGCCCTCGCCTCCCCGGCCCTCGCCCGGCCGACCGCACCACCCTCCCCCGAGACCCCGCGCCTGGCGTTCGCCGAGCGCTATCACGCCGTGCTGCACGGTGGGTTCGTCCGCGCCGCCAACGCCGGTATCGGCTGCCGCGGTCCCAAGACACCCTCCTGCGACGCGGCACGGCAGGGGCGCGCCGGGACCAACGAGAGCTTCGACATGTCCTACGTCGACGTCGACAAGGACCCCAACACCTACAACTCCTCCCGCGCCGAGGTCCGCGTCCCCAGGGGCGGCCGGGTGACGTACGCCCGGCTGTACTGGGGCGGCAATCTGCTCGCCGGGGAACAGAAACCGGCGCGCGACGACGGGCGGGTGCTGGTCGCCGAGCCGGGCGGGGCGTACAAGGAAGTCCTCGCCGACACGGTCGTGGGCCATCAGGTGGCGCACGGCGCGGACGCCTACCAGGCCTCGGCCGACGTCACCGGCCTGGTCCGGGCGAGCGGTTCGGGGCTGTACACCGTGGCGCAGATCGACATCGCCAAGGGCCGGTCGGCGGCCGGGGCATGGGGCGGCTGGACGCTGGTGGTGGCGTACGAGAACCCGGCGCAGCCGCTGCGGGACCTGTCCCTGTGGGACGGCTTCGACGCCCTGGACTCGCCGGTCGAGGTCCGGCTGAACGGCGTGCGGGTGCCGACCGGCGGGGGCGGCACAGTCGGCATCGTGGCGTACGACGGCGACCGGGGCAGCGTGGGCGACCGGCTCACACTCTCCCCCGGGCCCCGGCGTGCGCCCGTCGCTCTGGGCGATTCCGTCAATCCGCCGGACGACGTACTGAACTCCACGATCAGCGAGCCGGGTGCCGCACCCGCCCGGCGGATCCCTGCCTACGCCAACACCCTCGGTTACGACTCCGACGTGTTCGATCTCGGCCCGGCTCTGCGGGGCGGTGGTGACCAGCCGGGCTTCCGGCTCGTTTCCCAGCAGGACGCGGCGTGGGCCGGCGTGCTCTTCGCCGCCGTGGACGCACAGGTGTGA
- a CDS encoding chaplin encodes MSRIAKGLVLTSAAVAVVAGGAGAASADSDASGVAAHSPGVISGNVLQIPIHVPINVCGNSVNFIGLLNPAFGNTCVNG; translated from the coding sequence ATGTCGCGTATCGCGAAGGGTCTGGTCCTGACCTCCGCCGCCGTCGCGGTCGTCGCCGGCGGTGCCGGTGCGGCCTCCGCCGACTCCGACGCCAGCGGCGTCGCCGCCCACTCGCCGGGTGTGATCTCGGGCAACGTCCTCCAGATCCCGATCCACGTGCCGATCAACGTCTGCGGCAACTCCGTGAACTTCATCGGTCTGCTCAACCCGGCGTTCGGCAACACCTGCGTCAACGGCTGA
- a CDS encoding tyrosinase family protein — translation MAYVRKDVSTLTASERRRFVNALLELKRRGEYDEFVRMHLDYYTPDGETGLRTAHMAPSFLPWHRRFVLELEGALRRVDSSVTVPYWDWTRDRTTTSVPWTQDLLGGNGRRSDRQVMTGPFAYAAGHWPLKEGITDGAFLTRDLGRAAAPIQLPTRSDLQWALDDPVYDVRPWDSTATRGFRNKLEGWGNGSGSASWRNHNRVHRWVGGAMLGGASVNDPVFWLHHAFLDLQWQRWQWAHREHRYLPAEQPGADDDQHDRVVARYEKLPPWDETPDQLEDLSRIYRYA, via the coding sequence ATGGCGTACGTGCGTAAGGACGTCAGCACGCTGACCGCGAGCGAGCGGCGCCGGTTCGTGAACGCGCTGCTGGAGCTCAAACGGCGTGGCGAGTACGACGAGTTCGTCCGCATGCACCTCGACTACTACACCCCCGACGGCGAGACCGGCCTGCGCACCGCGCACATGGCACCGTCGTTCCTGCCCTGGCACCGCCGCTTCGTGCTGGAGCTGGAGGGGGCCCTGCGCCGGGTCGACTCCTCGGTGACGGTGCCGTACTGGGACTGGACCCGGGACCGTACGACGACCTCCGTGCCCTGGACGCAGGATCTCCTCGGCGGCAACGGGCGGCGCTCCGACCGGCAGGTGATGACGGGGCCGTTCGCCTACGCGGCGGGCCACTGGCCCCTCAAGGAGGGCATCACCGACGGCGCGTTCCTCACCCGGGACCTCGGCCGCGCCGCCGCCCCCATCCAGCTGCCGACCAGGAGCGACCTGCAGTGGGCGCTGGACGATCCGGTCTACGACGTCCGGCCCTGGGACTCCACGGCCACCCGAGGCTTCCGCAACAAGCTGGAGGGCTGGGGGAACGGTAGCGGCAGCGCCTCCTGGCGCAACCACAACCGGGTGCACCGCTGGGTCGGCGGGGCGATGCTCGGCGGGGCGTCGGTCAACGACCCCGTCTTCTGGCTGCATCACGCCTTTCTCGACCTGCAGTGGCAGCGCTGGCAGTGGGCGCACCGCGAGCACCGCTATCTGCCGGCCGAGCAGCCCGGCGCCGACGACGACCAGCACGACCGGGTCGTCGCCCGCTACGAGAAGCTCCCGCCGTGGGACGAGACCCCGGACCAGCTGGAGGACCTGAGCCGGATCTACCGGTACGCCTGA
- a CDS encoding chaplin, with protein MSRIAKAAAVALGTGAVVVSGAGLALADAGAQGAAVGSPGVVSGNTVQVPVNIPVNVCGNTVDVIALLNPAFGNTCVNKGGEEEKPGKPGNPGPGGYGDHGEGDHGEGGYGH; from the coding sequence ATGTCTCGCATCGCGAAGGCAGCCGCTGTCGCCCTCGGCACCGGTGCCGTGGTGGTCAGCGGGGCCGGACTGGCCCTGGCCGACGCGGGCGCCCAGGGTGCGGCCGTCGGCTCGCCGGGTGTCGTGTCCGGCAACACCGTCCAGGTCCCGGTGAACATCCCGGTCAACGTGTGCGGGAACACGGTCGACGTCATCGCCCTGCTGAACCCGGCCTTCGGCAACACCTGCGTCAACAAGGGCGGCGAGGAGGAGAAGCCCGGCAAGCCCGGCAACCCTGGCCCCGGCGGCTACGGCGACCACGGCGAGGGCGACCACGGCGAGGGCGGCTACGGCCACTGA
- a CDS encoding DUF5949 family protein, whose product MTSTSSDLRPADLGTLVLLAWSGEAPDGADMPYLLAYSLGDAEGGPQTTAAAVEKLLTSNGLPVGGDLVDGNGRPSLPVSLLVEAGQAVVRMPQLVAQADAPEEWLAAIAERGYAYLVFTTRAWPEGEPGKTVEPADLAAFAGADETLKAAAHVVLPAGSVRR is encoded by the coding sequence GTGACCTCAACCTCAAGCGACCTCCGCCCGGCCGACCTCGGCACGCTCGTCCTCCTGGCCTGGAGCGGCGAGGCCCCCGACGGCGCCGACATGCCCTACCTGCTGGCCTACTCCCTCGGTGACGCCGAGGGCGGCCCGCAGACCACCGCGGCCGCCGTCGAGAAGCTGCTGACCAGCAACGGGCTGCCGGTCGGCGGCGACCTGGTCGACGGCAACGGCCGGCCCAGCCTCCCCGTCAGCCTGCTGGTCGAGGCCGGCCAGGCCGTCGTACGGATGCCGCAGCTGGTCGCCCAGGCCGACGCGCCCGAGGAGTGGCTCGCCGCCATCGCCGAGCGCGGCTACGCCTACCTCGTGTTCACGACCCGCGCCTGGCCCGAGGGCGAGCCCGGCAAGACCGTCGAGCCGGCCGACCTGGCCGCCTTCGCCGGTGCCGACGAGACCCTGAAGGCCGCCGCGCACGTCGTCCTGCCGGCTGGCAGCGTGCGCCGCTGA
- a CDS encoding D-2-hydroxyacid dehydrogenase family protein, translated as MRLRCAVLDDFQGVATELADWSVIEDEVEVVALREHLADEDALAEALGGYDIVVTLRERVPFPGTLLARLPRLRLLIASGMRNSVIDYAAAERHGVTVCGTQSSGIPPAELTWALILGLARGIVQENTALRTGGPWQSTVGADLHGARLGILGLGRIGGRVAQVGLAFGMRVSAWSPRLTKERAAGQGVELANSKEELLAGSDFVSVQVPGGDATRGLIGAAELALMKPTAYLVNTSRASVVDQDALLAALHEGRIAGAGVDVFDIEPLPAGHPMRTAPRLLATPHLGYVSRSNYTTYYGQAVENIQAFLAGAPVRRLP; from the coding sequence GTGCGACTTCGCTGTGCGGTACTGGACGACTTCCAGGGCGTGGCCACCGAACTGGCGGACTGGTCGGTGATCGAGGACGAGGTCGAGGTCGTCGCGCTGCGCGAGCACCTCGCCGACGAGGACGCCCTCGCCGAGGCCCTCGGCGGCTACGACATCGTCGTCACCCTGCGCGAACGGGTCCCCTTCCCCGGCACCCTGCTCGCCCGCCTGCCCCGGCTCAGGCTGCTCATCGCCTCCGGCATGCGCAACAGCGTCATCGACTACGCCGCCGCCGAGCGCCACGGCGTCACCGTGTGCGGCACACAGAGCTCGGGCATCCCGCCCGCCGAGCTGACCTGGGCGCTCATCCTCGGGCTGGCCCGCGGGATCGTCCAGGAGAACACCGCGCTGCGCACCGGCGGCCCCTGGCAGTCCACCGTCGGCGCCGATCTGCACGGCGCCCGGCTCGGCATCCTCGGCCTCGGCCGGATCGGCGGCCGGGTGGCCCAGGTCGGCCTCGCCTTCGGCATGCGGGTCAGCGCCTGGAGCCCCCGCCTGACCAAGGAGCGCGCCGCCGGGCAAGGGGTCGAACTGGCCAACTCCAAAGAGGAGTTGCTCGCCGGCAGCGACTTCGTCTCCGTGCAGGTGCCCGGCGGGGACGCCACGCGCGGCCTCATCGGTGCCGCCGAACTGGCCCTCATGAAGCCGACCGCCTATCTGGTCAACACCTCCCGGGCATCGGTGGTCGACCAGGATGCGCTGCTGGCCGCGCTGCACGAGGGCCGGATCGCGGGCGCCGGCGTCGACGTCTTCGACATCGAGCCGCTGCCCGCCGGCCACCCGATGCGCACCGCGCCCCGCCTGCTCGCCACGCCCCACCTCGGCTATGTCTCACGGTCCAACTACACGACGTACTACGGCCAGGCGGTGGAGAACATCCAGGCCTTCCTGGCCGGTGCGCCGGTACGCCGGCTGCCCTAG
- a CDS encoding tyrosinase family oxidase copper chaperone, translated as MVVGVDAVAAGARRQGRAGAAGASRREAGRGLLASVAALALAPVAAASRSDPPAQAQGGGSFDETHRGRRIQGALVPVAGRGAAEGDWRITVDGRPLHLMRRADGTWLSMVDHYTSYRTPLEATRAAVDEMGPGQRLREPASAPMAGAHQGHRTGCRMGGSDGVRA; from the coding sequence ATGGTCGTCGGTGTCGACGCGGTGGCGGCGGGTGCGAGGCGGCAGGGGAGAGCGGGGGCGGCGGGGGCGTCACGGAGAGAGGCGGGGCGGGGGCTGCTGGCCTCCGTCGCCGCGCTGGCGCTGGCCCCGGTCGCCGCCGCCTCACGGTCCGACCCGCCGGCACAGGCCCAGGGCGGCGGCTCCTTCGACGAGACCCACCGGGGCCGCCGCATCCAGGGTGCGCTGGTGCCCGTCGCGGGGCGCGGGGCGGCCGAGGGCGACTGGCGGATCACCGTCGACGGACGTCCGCTGCACCTGATGCGGCGGGCCGACGGCACCTGGCTGAGCATGGTCGACCACTACACGTCGTACCGCACACCGCTGGAGGCGACCCGGGCCGCCGTGGACGAGATGGGGCCCGGGCAGAGGCTGCGTGAGCCGGCGTCGGCGCCGATGGCCGGGGCGCACCAGGGGCATCGGACGGGGTGTCGGATGGGGGGTTCCGATGGCGTACGTGCGTAA
- a CDS encoding O-antigen ligase family protein, whose translation MALTLPLRHRPVRFSPVLPVAAVIALLALPVAPGGEGGAGPADALSALVVAYCAVRLLRTRSRPLTRRAALILALPVPGLALAALHAVSPGAGIAGLGRYLQIFVLVPAAVLLLIRDRRDFRLLAWAFVALAGWQGAVGVHQYVTGTGASYQGEDIRAVGTFGPSDVMGMATVVSFGLVCAVGLALGRGQARTRLTATACALALLLPLAVSFSRGAWIATVVTLTAQLVLAGVRRALKTGAVVVAVCVVLVGGFGAGTAMLQERIDSITQVTDAPDQSVTDRYTMWAAAVDMWRGQPLTGVGLKGFPEYRDGHASLALSSGSDTEGAGAAYRRQPLLSPHNMYLLVLAEQGLTGLLCLAGAWLALLVCALRGLWRSRAPGARGLDCALTACGLLIWQLVDFAYADIGGPSTVLTAVCFGLIAWWSLPTTDTSDTPAASCAPAARGAVTEKAALR comes from the coding sequence ATGGCCCTCACCCTGCCCCTGCGCCACCGCCCCGTACGCTTCTCCCCGGTGCTGCCGGTGGCGGCCGTGATCGCGCTGCTCGCCCTGCCGGTCGCCCCCGGCGGCGAGGGCGGCGCGGGCCCCGCCGACGCGCTGTCCGCGCTGGTGGTCGCCTACTGCGCCGTACGCCTCCTGCGCACGCGAAGCCGGCCGCTGACCCGGCGAGCGGCGCTGATCCTCGCCCTGCCCGTGCCCGGTCTGGCGCTGGCCGCACTGCACGCGGTCTCGCCGGGCGCCGGGATCGCCGGCCTCGGCCGCTATCTCCAGATCTTCGTCCTGGTCCCGGCCGCCGTGCTCCTGCTCATCCGCGACCGCCGCGACTTCCGCCTGCTGGCCTGGGCGTTCGTGGCACTCGCGGGGTGGCAGGGCGCGGTCGGCGTGCACCAGTACGTCACCGGCACCGGCGCCTCGTACCAGGGCGAGGACATCCGCGCGGTCGGCACCTTCGGGCCGTCGGACGTGATGGGCATGGCGACGGTGGTGTCCTTCGGGCTGGTCTGCGCGGTGGGCCTGGCACTGGGCCGGGGCCAGGCACGCACCCGCCTGACGGCGACCGCCTGCGCTCTCGCCCTGCTGCTCCCGCTGGCGGTCTCCTTCAGCCGGGGCGCCTGGATCGCCACCGTCGTGACGCTCACGGCGCAACTGGTGCTGGCGGGTGTGCGCCGGGCGCTCAAGACAGGCGCGGTGGTGGTGGCCGTGTGCGTGGTGCTGGTGGGTGGTTTCGGGGCGGGTACGGCGATGCTCCAGGAGCGGATCGACAGCATCACCCAGGTCACCGACGCGCCCGACCAGTCGGTCACCGACCGGTACACGATGTGGGCGGCGGCGGTCGACATGTGGCGCGGGCAGCCGCTGACCGGCGTCGGTCTGAAGGGCTTCCCCGAGTACCGGGACGGACACGCCTCCCTGGCCCTGTCCTCCGGCAGCGACACGGAGGGCGCGGGCGCCGCGTACCGCCGCCAGCCCCTGCTCTCCCCGCACAACATGTACCTGCTGGTCCTCGCCGAACAGGGCCTGACCGGCCTGCTCTGTCTCGCCGGCGCCTGGCTGGCCCTGCTGGTGTGCGCCCTGCGCGGCCTGTGGCGTTCCCGGGCCCCCGGCGCCCGTGGCCTGGACTGCGCCCTGACCGCCTGCGGCCTGCTGATCTGGCAACTCGTCGACTTCGCCTACGCCGACATCGGCGGCCCCTCGACCGTACTGACGGCGGTCTGCTTCGGCCTGATCGCCTGGTGGTCCCTCCCCACCACCGACACCTCCGACACACCGGCCGCGTCGTGCGCACCGGCGGCGCGGGGGGCGGTCACGGAGAAGGCGGCACTGCGATGA
- a CDS encoding glycosyltransferase translates to MHQSAPAPRPRILHLAQPVDGGVARVVLDLARAQLAARLHVVAACPGGELAAGLRAVGAEVHHWQAGRSPGPGLPGEVRRLVRLIDEVRPELVHAHSAKAGLAARLAVRGRIPTVFQPHAWSFEAVGGPTAALALRWERWGARWADRVVCVSEAERETGLRAGVRAAYAVVPNGIDTTRFSPGPATPLVPGPLVVCVGRLCRQKGQDVLLRAWEQVLAAVPRARLVLVGDGPDREVLRQRAHPSVQFTGAVADVVPWYRAADLVVLPSRWEGMALAPLEALGCGRPVVVTDVDGARESLPPTLADRCLVPPEDPAALAGAVAGLLSDPPLRAALGDRGRRHVLSTHDVRHTAEHIAALYRELLGAAGETAPCVPSECRESIHP, encoded by the coding sequence ATGCACCAGTCAGCACCCGCCCCCCGGCCACGGATCCTGCACCTCGCGCAGCCCGTCGACGGCGGGGTCGCCCGGGTCGTCCTGGACCTGGCCCGCGCCCAGCTCGCGGCGCGTCTGCACGTGGTGGCGGCCTGTCCGGGCGGTGAACTGGCCGCCGGGCTGCGGGCGGTGGGCGCCGAGGTGCACCACTGGCAGGCCGGCCGCTCCCCCGGGCCGGGGCTGCCGGGCGAGGTGCGGCGGCTCGTACGGCTGATCGACGAGGTACGGCCCGAACTGGTGCACGCGCACAGCGCGAAGGCGGGTCTGGCCGCCCGGCTCGCCGTCCGCGGCCGGATCCCGACCGTGTTCCAGCCGCACGCCTGGTCCTTCGAGGCGGTCGGCGGCCCCACCGCGGCACTCGCGCTCCGCTGGGAGCGCTGGGGGGCGCGCTGGGCCGACCGGGTGGTGTGCGTCAGCGAGGCGGAGCGCGAAACGGGCCTGCGCGCCGGGGTACGCGCCGCGTACGCCGTGGTCCCGAACGGCATCGACACGACCCGCTTCTCACCAGGGCCCGCCACCCCCCTCGTACCCGGCCCTCTCGTCGTGTGCGTCGGCCGCCTGTGCCGTCAGAAGGGCCAGGACGTCCTGCTGCGGGCCTGGGAGCAGGTGCTCGCCGCCGTACCGCGGGCGCGGCTCGTCCTCGTCGGTGACGGTCCGGACCGCGAGGTCCTACGGCAACGCGCCCACCCCTCCGTCCAGTTCACCGGCGCGGTCGCCGACGTCGTGCCCTGGTACCGGGCCGCCGACCTGGTCGTGCTCCCCTCCCGCTGGGAGGGCATGGCGCTCGCCCCGCTGGAGGCGCTGGGCTGCGGCCGGCCGGTCGTGGTCACCGACGTCGACGGCGCCCGCGAGAGCCTGCCGCCCACCCTGGCCGACCGCTGTCTGGTCCCCCCGGAGGACCCCGCGGCGCTGGCCGGGGCGGTCGCCGGGCTGCTGTCCGACCCGCCCCTGCGTGCCGCGCTCGGCGACCGGGGGCGCCGGCACGTCCTGTCCACGCACGACGTGCGGCACACCGCCGAGCACATCGCGGCCCTCTACCGCGAACTGCTCGGCGCCGCCGGCGAAACAGCACCGTGCGTGCCCTCCGAGTGCAGGGAGTCCATCCACCCGTGA